The segment GCGGACAGTAAATTATGACTGACCCGTCGGATACGCCCGCATCGGCAACGGCTTTTTCAACTTTGCCTGTGATATCAACCATCTCGTTGCGTTTGCCTGTGCTGACAGTAAATGAACTGTTTGCAGTCTTCATAATTTTTCCTCTTACATCCTGTCGATTGTTTTTATGCCGAGCAGGTTTTCAAGACCGTGCCGAATTATTTTAGCGGTTAAATCGCAGAGCAATAGTCTCGATGGTCGAATTTTCTTATCCGCATCGAGAACAGGGCAGGCATTATAAAACCCGCTGAATTTGCCCGCCAGTTCGTAAAGATAAGCCGTTAAAAAATTCGGCTTAAAATCGGAAATTGCAGTATTAAACGCCTCGCCGTAACGGATAAGCTGCTTTGCAAGCTCAAGTTCGGAGCTGTTCTCAAGATAAATTTCTTTTATGTCTTTTAGTTCCTTTGCGGTATCAATTCCTTTTTCCTGTCCTTTTCTGCCGATGGATTTAATCCTCGCGTAAGCGTACTGCATATAAGGTGCGGTGTTGCCGTCCATCGCAAGCATCTTATCGAAATTGAAAATGTAATCGCTTGTTCGATTATTAGAATAATCGGCGTATTTTACGGCGCCGATTCCAACTGCCTGGGCGATTGTTTCTTTTTCGCTCTCCGGCAGTTCGGGATTTTTTTGCTCGACGACAGACTTTGCACGTTTGACGGCTTCATCGAGAAGCTCTTTCAGTTTTACATTTTCGCCGGAGCGGGTTTTTAATGGTTTGCCGTCTTCGCCTAAGACACTTCCGAATGTAATATGAACAAGTTTTGTATCCTTTGCCCAGCAGGCCATTTCAGCGACTTTGAAGAGCATTTCAAAATGCTGTTTCTGCCGGGCATCGGTAACGTAAATAATTTCATCAGCCTTTAATTCGTTTACCCTGTATCTGATAGCCGCTAAATCTGTCGTTGCGTAAAGAAAAGCACCGTCAGTCTTTTGAATGATGAAAGGCATCGGATTGCCTTCTTTGGTTTTAAAACCTTCCGGGAAAACACAAATCGCTCCTTCAGATTCTTTTGCAATACCAAGTTTTTTTAATTCATTGACAACATCTGCCAATTTATCTTTATAAAAACTTTCACCGCATTCATCTTTAACAGTTAAATCAATACCTAATGTCTCATAAATTGGCTGATAATGTTTACGAGATTCGTCTACAATATTTTTCCATTGCTCCATTGTGATAGAGTCAGATTGATGCAATCTTCTTACTTGCTGATGTGCAACAGCAACAAAATTTTCATCATTAT is part of the Phycisphaerae bacterium genome and harbors:
- the argS gene encoding arginine--tRNA ligase, coding for MKPVIQIISERISQAIQKATGQNVPAIVTAATDSKFGDYQSNNALALAKQLKANPRQLAEKIIAELKIDDICQKPEIAGAGFINLRLKPEFVKETLREISKDTKELGIEKTNKPQTVVVDFSGPNIAKQMHVGHLRSTIIGDCICRMLKQAGCNVIPQNHIGDWGTQFGMLIAYFKLEWPYVDEDYSKVEINDLEQFYKNAKQRFDNDENFVAVAHQQVRRLHQSDSITMEQWKNIVDESRKHYQPIYETLGIDLTVKDECGESFYKDKLADVVNELKKLGIAKESEGAICVFPEGFKTKEGNPMPFIIQKTDGAFLYATTDLAAIRYRVNELKADEIIYVTDARQKQHFEMLFKVAEMACWAKDTKLVHITFGSVLGEDGKPLKTRSGENVKLKELLDEAVKRAKSVVEQKNPELPESEKETIAQAVGIGAVKYADYSNNRTSDYIFNFDKMLAMDGNTAPYMQYAYARIKSIGRKGQEKGIDTAKELKDIKEIYLENSSELELAKQLIRYGEAFNTAISDFKPNFLTAYLYELAGKFSGFYNACPVLDADKKIRPSRLLLCDLTAKIIRHGLENLLGIKTIDRM